In Ascaphus truei isolate aAscTru1 chromosome 7, aAscTru1.hap1, whole genome shotgun sequence, one genomic interval encodes:
- the LOC142499623 gene encoding pro-glucagon-like has protein sequence MKSIYFMVGILFMLLQGSWQNPLQETGDKSRHNAVLERHGEGSYINDWFEYMEAQTVKTFVDWLMIGRPTAKMIEDGTALATATRLWDSKRAKTLIELLSDDRLYKAISDGLSN, from the exons ATGAAGAGCATTTATTTTATGGTCGGAATTCTTTTTATGCTACTACAAGGCAGCTGGCAAAATCCTCTTCAAGAAACAGGAGACAAGTCCAG GCACAATGCTGTTCTTGAGAGACACGGAGAAGGCTCTTATATCAATGACTGGTTCGAGTACATGGAAGCCCAGACAGTCAAAACATTTGTTGATTGGTTAATGATAGGAAGGCCAACTGCGAA AATGATCGAAGACGGCACAGCATTGGCAACTGCCACCCGTCTGTGGGATTCAAAGAGGGCTAAAACGTTAATTGAGTTGCTATCTGACGACAGATTATATAAG GCCATTAGTGATGGACTATCAAACTAG